A stretch of the Enterobacter mori genome encodes the following:
- a CDS encoding VF530 family DNA-binding protein: MTAHISNDPLHGVTLEMMVNALVAKYGWSELGDRIKINCFRKDPSVKSSLKFLRRTPWARAEVEALYLDSLNDEVSTEQEAPAFNPWANSRIIKS; this comes from the coding sequence ATGACTGCACACATTTCTAACGATCCTTTGCATGGCGTAACGCTGGAGATGATGGTCAACGCCCTGGTGGCGAAATATGGCTGGAGCGAACTGGGCGACCGCATCAAAATTAACTGTTTCAGAAAAGATCCCAGCGTTAAATCGAGCCTGAAATTTCTGCGCCGTACACCGTGGGCGCGCGCAGAAGTCGAAGCCCTGTATCTGGATTCCCTCAACGATGAGGTAAGCACAGAGCAGGAAGCGCCCGCCTTTAATCCCTGGGCTAACAGTCGGATTATCAAGAGCTAA
- a CDS encoding glycoside hydrolase family 10 protein, whose product MTRHVKRIGALAACALLLVSCSSTPPKSLVTPLPTASKPTQQANEPMRGIWLATVSRLDWPPLASVNGRSADQRIAMQKQALTDKLDKLKSLGINTVFFQVKPDSTALWSSKILPWSDTLTGTIGEYPGYDPLQFMLDEAHKRGMKVHAWFNPYRVSTNTKPSTIAALNRTSSLHPSSVYVQHPEWIRTSGDRFVLDPGIPEVRDWITQVVTEVVRQYAIDGVQFDDYFYTETPGSTLNDAYTYRRYGEGFASKADWRRHNTQELIVQVSRAIKQAKPNVEFGVSPAGVWRNRSFDPAGSDTRGAAAYDESYADTRKWVQQGLLDYIAPQIYWPFARDAARYDVLTKWWADVVKPTHTRLYIGIAFYKVGAPSKNEPDWTVNGGVPELKKQLDLNDSLPNVNGTILFREDYLNQPQTQDAVSYLRGRWGS is encoded by the coding sequence ATGACGCGACACGTAAAACGGATTGGTGCGCTGGCTGCCTGCGCACTTTTACTTGTGAGTTGCTCCTCAACACCACCTAAATCACTGGTTACCCCTCTCCCCACCGCGAGCAAACCGACGCAGCAGGCGAACGAGCCGATGCGCGGGATTTGGCTGGCGACCGTCTCTCGTCTCGACTGGCCGCCGCTGGCATCGGTGAATGGCCGCAGCGCTGACCAGCGTATTGCGATGCAGAAGCAGGCGCTGACGGACAAACTCGATAAGCTGAAAAGTCTCGGGATTAACACCGTTTTTTTCCAGGTTAAGCCGGACAGCACAGCGCTGTGGTCATCTAAAATCCTGCCCTGGTCGGATACCCTGACGGGAACCATTGGGGAATATCCGGGCTACGATCCGCTCCAGTTCATGCTGGATGAGGCCCACAAGCGCGGTATGAAGGTTCACGCCTGGTTCAATCCATACCGCGTATCCACGAACACCAAACCCTCGACCATTGCCGCGTTAAACCGGACATCGTCACTGCACCCTTCCAGCGTTTACGTACAGCACCCGGAATGGATCCGTACATCAGGCGATCGTTTCGTCCTCGATCCGGGCATTCCGGAGGTGCGTGACTGGATAACCCAGGTTGTGACCGAGGTAGTGAGGCAATATGCGATAGACGGCGTGCAATTCGACGACTATTTCTACACGGAAACGCCCGGGTCGACCCTGAATGATGCCTATACCTACAGGCGATATGGCGAGGGATTTGCCTCAAAAGCAGACTGGCGACGTCACAACACGCAAGAATTGATCGTGCAGGTCTCCCGTGCGATTAAACAGGCAAAACCCAACGTTGAGTTTGGTGTGAGCCCGGCGGGCGTCTGGCGCAACCGCTCCTTTGACCCGGCAGGCTCTGACACGCGCGGTGCTGCCGCTTATGATGAATCCTACGCCGACACCCGCAAATGGGTTCAACAGGGGTTGCTGGATTATATCGCACCGCAGATCTACTGGCCCTTCGCTCGTGACGCCGCGCGTTATGATGTACTGACCAAATGGTGGGCTGACGTGGTGAAACCGACCCATACCCGCCTTTACATCGGCATCGCGTTCTACAAAGTGGGGGCACCCTCTAAAAATGAGCCTGACTGGACGGTTAACGGCGGCGTGCCTGAACTGAAGAAACAGCTTGATTTGAACGATTCACTGCCCAACGTGAATGGCACCATCCTGTTCCGTGAGGACTATCTCAACCAGCCGCAAACACAGGATGCGGTAAGTTATCTCCGTGGGCGCTGGGGTAGCTGA
- the dsbG gene encoding thiol:disulfide interchange protein DsbG: MLQLPAKKNVLLLAALIVSGGVKAEETLPDAVKNFSEQQDIKILKKIDAPGGAPAWLGQYQDMGVTLFLTPDGKHVVSGYLYDEKGKNLSEGYFQKEIYAPMGREMWKKLNAAHPLKEGADTAPRKVFVFADPFCPYCKAFWAEAQPWVKAGKVQLNTLLVAFLNPNSGRNASAILNAKDPVSAWKEYELSGGKKLPKPDAAATRETVEILQKHQALMDSLGGNATPAIYYLNEENELQQVMGLPNEKQLVEMFGPKP; encoded by the coding sequence ATGCTTCAATTGCCTGCAAAGAAAAACGTGCTGTTACTTGCTGCTCTGATCGTTTCAGGAGGGGTCAAAGCGGAAGAGACGCTGCCTGATGCCGTGAAGAACTTCAGTGAGCAGCAGGATATCAAGATCCTCAAGAAGATTGACGCCCCAGGCGGTGCACCTGCCTGGCTGGGACAATACCAGGACATGGGCGTCACCCTTTTTTTAACCCCTGACGGAAAGCACGTGGTTTCGGGGTATCTGTATGATGAAAAGGGAAAAAATCTCAGTGAGGGCTATTTCCAGAAAGAGATCTACGCGCCGATGGGGCGTGAAATGTGGAAAAAGCTCAATGCAGCGCATCCGCTGAAAGAGGGGGCTGACACTGCGCCGCGTAAAGTCTTCGTCTTTGCCGATCCGTTCTGTCCGTACTGCAAAGCCTTCTGGGCCGAAGCACAGCCGTGGGTAAAGGCGGGCAAGGTCCAGCTGAATACGCTGCTGGTTGCGTTTCTCAACCCCAACAGCGGGCGTAACGCCTCAGCTATTCTGAATGCGAAAGACCCGGTCTCGGCCTGGAAAGAGTACGAGCTTTCCGGTGGGAAAAAATTGCCTAAACCAGACGCTGCGGCGACGCGTGAAACCGTCGAGATCCTGCAGAAGCACCAGGCATTAATGGACAGCCTCGGGGGGAATGCCACTCCGGCGATTTATTATCTGAATGAAGAAAACGAACTTCAGCAGGTGATGGGACTGCCGAACGAGAAACAGCTGGTAGAGATGTTCGGGCCAAAACCCTGA